Proteins encoded together in one Mus caroli chromosome 4, CAROLI_EIJ_v1.1, whole genome shotgun sequence window:
- the Mycl gene encoding protein L-Myc, producing MCVCAGCRASPSRRGAAPLQVAGGGSEGADMDFDSYQHYFYDYDCGEDFYRSTAPSEDIWKKFELVPSPPTSPPWGSGPGAVDPASGINPGEPWPGGGAGDEAEYRGHSKAWGRNYASIIRRDCMWSGFSARERLERVVSDRLAPGAPRGNPPKAPATPDGTPSLEASNPAPATQCQLGEPKTQACSGSESPSDSEGEEIDVVTVEKRRSLEIRKPVTITVRADPLDPCMKHFHISIHQQQHNYAARFPPESCSQEGDPESGPQEEAPEIEASKEKEEEEEEEEEEIVSPPPVESEAPQSCHPKPVSSDTEDVTKRKNHNFLERKRRNDLRSRFLALRDQVPTLASCSKAPKVVILSKALEYLQALVGAEKKMATEKRQLRCRQQQLQKRIAYLSGY from the exons GGAGCGGACATGGACTTCGACTCGTATCAGCACTATTTCTACGACTATGACTGCGGAGAGGATTTCTACCGCTCCACGGCGCCCAGCGAGGACATCTGGAAGAAATTCGAGCTGGTGCCGTCGCCCCCCACGTCGCCGCCCTGGGGCTCCGGTCCCGGCGCCGTGGACCCAGCCTCTGGGATTAATCCCGGGGAGCCGTGGCCTGGAGGGGGTGCCGGGGACGAGGCGGAATATCGGGGCCATTCGAAAGCTTGGGGCAGGAATTATGCTTCCATCATTCGCCGTGACTGCATGTGGAGCGGCTTCTCCGCCCGGGAACGGCTGGAGAGAGTGGTGAGCGACAGGCTGGCCCCAGGCGCGCCCCGGGGGAACCCGCCCAAAGCGCCCGCTACCCCGGACGGCACTCCTAGTCTGGAAGCCAGTAACCCGGCACCCGCCACCCAATGTCAGCTGGGCGAGCCCAAGACTCAAGCCTGCTCCGGGTCCGAGAGCCCCAGTGATTCCG AAGGTGAAGAGATTGACGTGGTGACGGTGGAGAAGAGGCGATCTCTGGAAATCCGAAAGCCAGTCACCATCACAGTTCGAGCAGACCCCCTGGACCCCTGCATGAAGCACTTCCACATCTCTATCCACCAACAGCAGCATAACTATGCTGCCCGTTTTCCTCCAGAAAGTTGCTCTCAAGAGGGGGATCCTGAGTCAGGTCCCCAGGAAGAGGCTCCGGAGATAGAAGCTtccaaggagaaagaggaagaggaggaagaggaggaagaagagattgtGAGCCCCCCACCTGTCGAAAGTGAGGCTCCCCAGTCCTGCCACCCCAAACCTGTCAGTTCTGACACTGAGGACGTGACCAAGAGGAAGAACCATAACTTCTTGGAACGAAAAAGGAGGAATGACCTCCGCTCCCGGTTCCTAGCTCTGCGGGACCAGGTTCCCACCCTGGCCAGCTGCTCTAAGGCCCCCAAAGTCGTGATCCTCAGCAAGGCATTAGAATACTTGCAGGCTTTGGTGGGGGCTGAAAAGAAAATGGCTACGGAGAAAAGGCAGCTCCGGTGTCGGCAACAGCAACTGCAAAAGAGAATCGCGTACCTCAGTGGCTACTAA